The Rattus norvegicus strain BN/NHsdMcwi chromosome 2, GRCr8, whole genome shotgun sequence nucleotide sequence GCACACAGACATTTGGTGAGGGCATTCTTTAAATCgagatttcctcttcccaaatgactcctaacttctgtcaagttgacataaaactaagcaCAAATCCATATGTGAAATGTGTGTCTAAATCAAGCCTTACCTGGGAGGTGGGCGCACACCTTCAACTCCAGCACctcggaggcagaagcaggaggattttgtgagttcgaggccagcttggtctacagagtgagttccaggacagacagggttgcaaagagaaacccttgtctcaaagaaaggaaggaaggaaggaaggaaggaaggaaggaaggaaggaaggaaggaaggcaggcaggaaggaaggcaggcaggcaggaaggaaggaaagtcagaaagaaagaactaCTGGTAGCAAatcataaagaaatttatttaaaagcCATTCTTTTGTACACATATAGTTCTactatttatattttctaaaacattttacTTTATATTGTGTGTTCGTGGTGCAAATGCATTATTGCTACTGCATCCATGTGGCAGTCTGAAGACAggttttgggagtcagttctctccttctgccctggGTTCTGGAGACCAAGCTCACGTTGCTGGATTTGCACAGCAGGCACGTTCACCCTCTGAGCCACAGATCTGGCTCagttttcccatttatttattaaagaCGAAAGCCAggccatcaagatggctcagcaggcaagagACTTACTGCCAAACTTTGCACCCAGAGTTCCATGCCCAGATCTCGCACTGTGGAAGAAAACTCAGTCCCACAATTGTCCTCTGTCCTTTTTTGCACACGCCATGGCACACGTGCACCTGCTGCAGGATATTTGCTCACTGTGAACCCAGGATTGTACACCGGAAAAACCTGTCTCAGGTTGTGATgggctcagccctagcacacatctttaacccAAGAGCTTCCTGTTTATtgtaaacaaattaaataaagtcAATCACAGGTCAAGAGGCAGggcaaccagttgacaggaagtgaacataggaaaaaaaaaaaaacctagagagtgagaggaagtcaggaggacGGATAGAGAGACGCACAGGAAGTAAGGGACGTTCAGTTTGAGGGTTTTTAACCAGTGTGGTGGAGAACTTCCTTTTGGCGAGTCACCTGTGGAGAAAGGTCAGCTGGgcgctttctctgcctctctgctggcagGCTTGCACCCCAGCGTCTGACTCCTGAAACTTCATTTGGTAAAACTGAATGATAGcaattttgttttgaaagcaaCATGCAGCGacacccatacacaaaataaatgaataatttttttgtaaaaaaaaaaaccaaactgattAAAGAAATTTGAATAGTAATGAAATAGATGTGCTTGGTTTTGCATAAAGATTTACATCTGGGATGAATATTTGGTACCAAATGAATTCAGCATGTTCAATGCCTTTCAGAGTTGAtcgatattttgattttatagtcaTCAATGCTGAGAATGACACCTCACATAAACATGTACTGACATGTCAGGAGTAATTTAGAGAGATGTTAGGAAGTACTGGAAACATGTCAtacttaaaaaatgaaacaaattagCAACCCAAATGATTTTGTTTCTCTGCTACAGAAGTTTAAACCTAGAACCTCCTACATAGTGGTCAAGAGCTCCAGCACTGAGCTTCGTCCcacaaaggttaaaaaaaaaaaacaaaaaccagcaacATTATTTTTAAACGAAACATTCTAACACCATGTGATCCAAAGCTGCCCTGATCTAATTCTTAGCATCCTGAGGAGTGGCAGTGGGGAaattttatgtttcctttccCATAactaagccatttgtgtttctctGAGTAGAAAACTCTGTGCAGTAAAATCACACAATTCAGGGCATATGGTCATGTAGAGTCTGAGCTGCGGTGTTTCACACTGTGCTCCCTGGCACTGCATCCCCTGGCAAGATGGCACTCACAACGCCAAGTGTGCATGTCGTTTCCAGAAACCAAGGCTCAGTGAAGTTTTATGTGCGAAGCAACACAGTCCCAGGGtttgattttaattaatttgtgATCTGCCTGTCTAGAATCTTTTGGTTGTTACCAATTTTCTTTTATAACCTCCATGTGAGTTATGCCCCAGAGTATCTATGGAAGCCTGAGGACCACTGCTGGGACTGCATTCTTGCTGTCCACTTTGTTAGGCGGCCATTTTATTTCTGCTTCTGAACTGTGCACCTCGGGCCACCGCATCAACTTTTTATGACGATTCCAGGGATCATACTTAGGTCACCAGTCTCTCGTGGCTAATGCTTTTccacactgagccacctctctggctcATCATAACTCTGGTTAAAAAACTGCCACCGGGCTTGTtggatgactcagtggataaagacaGCTGCCACCAAGCCTGTCACACCTGAGATCAATGCTCAGGGCTCGCTGGGTGGAAAGAGAATATTCcctaagttgtcttctgaccctaGCATATGCACCAGGAcatttgtgtacatatgtgcaaatgtacacacacgcacacacacacatatttttaaagatgtgtttatttttatgtgtatggtttggttttttttaacccatatttgtgtgtgcacagtgtTCATGCCTGATGCctctggagtccagaagagggtgctgtaTGTTCCTTGAGACTGGAGTTCTGGACAGTTGTAAGCTGTGATATGGGTGATGGGGACCTAGCTCAgaccttctgcaagagcagcaagtgggcTTAACCACTGAATTATTTCTCCGGCACCATAGatgtcatttaaaagaaaaaaaaatctgtcgcAGATTAGGAGCGTGAAGTGCGTTTGGGCACTTACTACACATCAATGGCATCTACTCAGGTATTTGTAGTCTGGGGGctttttctctgccttctttctgCAATCCAGCCAGGTCATGTGGGTGGGAAAACCAAAGCTTACTGTCACCAGCAGAACAACTCAGGATTGTGACTGCAAAGCCCTACTCCATTCTAGAGAGGCTGCTAAACCCTTCCAAAGTGGCATTTTCCCAATACTTTAGTAGAACTGTCTGTTAAAGCATTACTATTAATGTACTTACTtatatttaatttcttatttattaattttaaagacaaagtttCACTATGTacgaacctggaactcacatgtagaccaggctggcctcagatgcacagagatccaccagtgctggaattaatacCTCAATGGTAGTAGAGATATTGTTACTAGAATTTGTTGTAGTAGCGATTAATCCCAATCGGAGGTTTCTAGCCTGCCTTGGATCATTcaattcccagataaaagacacaaaaccttaaTATTTATGAGAAGCCTTTAAAGCACTAGAACTGGACCGACATCTACCCTATAAGTTATTAGTatctacttccctatcaataacccATGTTCTGTCTTGGCCACTcttactccaattggccagccctggTGGTCATGTTTTCATGATTCACTTACCTCATGGTGTCttctccctcccacttctctctctctctctctctctctctctctctctctctctctctctctctctctctcctcctggtcTTCTACCTCAAACCCTCAGATCCTCAGACCCTCAGCCCTGGAGCCGAATCTTCACCTATCTCTCTTCCGctcagctataggctgtaggcatctttatcgACCAATCAGAGATGACTTGGGGGCAAGGTTACATGCTAAGTGAGGACCTCCTTGTCTCTAAGGCAATCGGGGCCAGTTActattacaatacatagcaactgACCAACCTCAATAGTtctaaattaaggagcaaggtttaCATAACAAAGGCTGGTAAACAAAAGAATTCATTCATTTGTAGGCCTAGCCCTTCAGATACAGAATTTGACATCACAATAAATAGGCAGGCCAAACCTCAGCAactgatttgtttcatttttttgagacaaggtctcatgtagtccaggatggtcttgagctcactaggCAGTCAAAGACATCCTTAAACGCTCAACAGTCCAGCCTTTACCTACCATGTTCTTGGATTATTGGCTGGCACCACCAGCCCCAGCTACAATGTTACATAGTAAAAGAGAAATACTTTCCTCTAAAATGTTCCCAGCTGTGGGAGGAAACAATTGCTTTAACTGCAAATGCTCGGGATAAAGCTACAAGTGGCTAACACTGAGAAGTGAGTGAAGAAGATTATGGGGAAACTGGGCAGACTCTTCATCCAACTTCCTGTAGATCCATAGAAATATATATGGTCTTTCGGACTAGGGCAGGCACCAAGACCTCACAAGCACAGACCAGCCAAAAGCAAAGACGCCTCACTGGCCTGCCTGGTGTCATGATGTGTGGTTCCTTCACACCTACATAATCCCCAACAAAATCCAGAAAAGGAGGCACCAAAGTTCAGAGACCAGAACCTGGTCATTTCTCCATGATCCTCTAGGGCCctggttctcaaactgtgggttgAGACCCTTttgggtcacctaagaccattggaaaacacagatcatttacattacaatttactAACAGTGCAAATTGCTACTGcacttatgaaatagcaatgaaaataacctTATGGTTGGggaccacaacatgaggaactgtattaaaagggttacagcattagaaaggttaatctgttatgaattataatgtaaatatcttatgCACAGATTATCTGGTACACAACTCCTGTAAAAGGGCCATTCAGGGGGTCTTGACCCACAAGTTAAGAACCATTTCCTTAGTGTCCTTTCTCAAAAACCTATATATAGCCttactgtctttgttttttgtggtttgtttctttgtttctggcaGTCTATAAGCTCACCTACCATGACTTCAACTCCTGAGCTCCCTCCACTTCTAATACTGGGTCAGAAGACATTTCTTAtatgtttcatttgtttctcttttttgtagttttaaattacatttatttatttatttatttattcatttatttatttgtgtgtgtgtgtgtgtgtgtgtgtgtgtgtgtgtgtgtgtagtcaaagaacttgcaggaatcagttttctctttctcctgcgTGGGTGGGTATCAGGGGTAGAACTAAGGTTGTCAGATATGGTGGCAAGTacctctatccactgagccatctccctgtccTTGTTTTCTAAATATAAGAATATATGAAAAACTTTACAAGTCAGTAACAAAACGACCCAAAGGCAGTAAGCAACCTGATAAGTCTTTTGTCCAAAAATATATGAGTAGCAAAgaatctttcttccttcctttccttctctctttctttctctctttctttctctctttctttctctctttctttctctctttctttctctctttctttctttctttctttctttctttctttctttctttgtaggtTCTAAACGAGAATGACCCCaacaggttcatatatttgaatgttcgGCCACCAGTTTGTGGAActgttttggaaggattaggagacatgtccttgttgggggaggtgtgtcactggggtgtggACTTTgagggtttcaaaagcccatgccaggcccagtctccctgctgctgctccagcatcatgactgcctgcctgcctgcctgcctgctacaCTCCccacaataacaataatggactaaccttctgaaactgtaagcaaactactaattaaatgctttattttataaattatcttGGTCcttgtgtctctttacagcaatagggCCATAACAGACTCTTAggtggctggctttgaactcctggtcctcctgcctcatttcCCAAGCTCTAGGCCTCAGACATACGCTCTACACCTAGCTAATGCCCTCCAGCTCTAGCTATTAGAGGTGTGCAAAGTAGAACCACTTCAACAGGACAGCCATAAACCAAAGCACCAGACTCCAGTAAGGGTCCAGGGTGAGGAGAGCCCTGGCATGCTACTCATGTAATAAAGTGCAGAGTCTGAAAACAGTTTCTCAAAAAGTTAAAACAGCAAGTTAACATGAGACTCGGCCATTCAAGTCTTGAGAAATGCATACATCCATGTAAGGGCTCGTTTATgaatattcatttttgttttttttttccaagacaggctttctctgtgtgacTCTGGCTATTTTAGGAtttgctctgtagtccaggctggccttgacctcagagatccagctgcttcttccctcccagtgctgggattaaaagtgtgtgccaccaccattcAGCTTTCATAGCATTTTTCTAACAGCCAAAAAGTGGGAACGAACCAAATGTTATCGACTGACACGTGGGCACCGTACAGTGGAATATCAGTGGACAATACAAAATGagtgaagcacacacacatgtgttcaaTGTACGTGGTTATTAAAGAAGACACTCAGAGGACAGGCAGACAGAAGAGGTCACGTGTGTGATCCTAATGACACTGAAACTTCCAGAACAGTCAAACAtgtaaaaactaaacaaaatggaGGGTGGTGGCCAgactcagttgtcaacttgattgggtCTGGAGCCAACTAGAAGGCAAGCTGCCTGGCACTCCTGTGACGGTGTGACATGTAGGTCATGTGACATGACAGCCCAGGTACAAATGGCATGGGAAAAGGAAGCCAgtcttttgcctgcttgccttcactCTGTGTGCAAGTTCATCCAGCCTTCGCTGGTGTTAGAACCAGCTTCTCCCAGCTTCCAACAGACTCAAGGCCGTAAGCTCTCCAGGAATCCACAGGCCTTCCGTGCCAGGGCTGGATGGTGAGACACTCAGCCTGGTAGACTGAGCAGCTACCAGGTCCCTGGCCTCTCTGTTGTGAGACAGCCACTGTTGAgctagtgtgtggtgtgtgtgtgtgtgtgtgtgtgtgtgtgtgtgtgtgtgtgtgttctgttcctCCAGACTTGAGAAACACGGGTATAATACACTGCCCATGGAGGGGGCATGAGGATTGGTTGCTAATAAATACTGCAGATTGATGTCTAtatgagggcaggcacaagataaggcaaggcctgtgattgggccgtgaaaaagaaaggcgggggcagagtttttgaaaggcgggagagataggagaagaaaaaaagaagagatggaggagaagggATGACTCTCCCACAGGCGGCTTTAACTAGCCACAGGTAGCTAGGAACATCtaataagggatggataattacaggacaattcgTCTTATCTAGATGGGccatttatatcaatatcaattggctctgagtttattgtgtggacatttttgtggaatgagaatttactgatataaatctgattgataaattacaaacttcaaaagttttgattttaccagatTGCTGGGGATATGAACAGAGTCTGTAGCAAGAGAGCTGCGAGATAGGCAGCCACTGCATGGGGCTGGCCATGGAGGCGGAGAGACCGCCGAGGACAGAGAATAGCGAGAGGTAGCGTGGCTTGGTACCTGGTGCAAGGAACCATTCTTAATTGTTTAGTGTTTACTACTACAAGATACAAGTTTCTTTCTGGAAAGGTGATATTTTAGGGTATGTGTATGGATATTCAAGTGTGGTGTTAGACATGTTTGCACATGTATGCAGACCAGAAGTCAGCCTtgagtgtccttcctcatcaatGTCCGCTTTGGTTTTTGAGAGGTTTCTTGGTTGGACTTGAGCTTGCCAGTGATCTAGGCTGCAACTGAGTCGTGTGGCTGTGTTTTTCTGCTTCTCCAGCACTGGGACGGAAAGAAAGGGTATGACTCCCAGGGCTTTTCTTTTTGGGTGCAGAGACTCGTGCTCAAATTCTCATACTTGCATGCCAAGCACCttatcaactgagctatctccccaccTATTGGGTGGGACCCTTAAAATCACACTATGAGTGAGACTTCAGTTTATTAAAGATTCCACATTACACAGCTGGATTCCTGGCATCTAAATTATACCTCGATTTAAGTTAAGATGCATTTTCAGCATCCAAATGGTCAAGGTGAGCCTACATTTCGTCCACCTGACCAACCACCATCCACAAGCTCATGGTGGCTGATGCTGTCCTCGGCTTGTGGGTTGGGTTTCCAAACCTGCTGCATAAGGCTCTGTGCTCAGGCTCAACACTTAGGGCTGCTGCTGTTGAATAATGGTAttgttttatcttttactttgaggttagaagacaattttattagagtttgagAGGAAAATGTCAGAGCAGACAAACTGTAAACTCTTGGTAGCTAAAATAAGTTAGGAGGAATAGAGAAAATTACACCTGACATCAGTGATCGAAGTCTATCAAAAGCTGCACAGGGCTGAAGACGTAGTTCGgttggaagagtgcttgcctaacatgcaccaAGCCCTGGGTgccatcctcagcaccacatgaAATTCACAGCGGTGGCACACCCTTTGCCATCCcgcagaagttcaaggtcgtcctcTAATTCACAGAACTGGAGGCCAGTTTGGAGGAGAGAAGTGGGTAGGAAAGAAGATGacggagaagggaggggaaggagaaggatgtgagtaggggaaggaagaagagcagCACCATAAGAGAACCAGGTCAAGCGGGCTTAGGGCTTATGGGCTgtatccagaaagaaaaaaagatacaatTTCTGTCTCAAAAGTATGCAGGTCTACCGATGAAGACTTAGTAAACAACTACTGCGCTTCGTGTCTGAAACGAGAAAATTTCGTTCACGTTCATATTTAATCACTTTTCATATTTAATCTTTTTAACAACAAAAACCTTCGACATTGCTTTGAGGAAAGAGTGAAAATGAGAGAAACAACTAGTGTGAGCGCGCGCTGAAGCGTCTCTGTACGGAGGGGGCAGGTCGGGGCCACCAAGCTCTTCCTGGGGTGGGGGCACCCCCTCTGTGGTCCCGCAGCCCAGGCGGTACCTGCGGATCTCCAAGGCTTCGCCCGGGCCCTGAGTTCCACGCGCCCAGGGAAGGCCGCGCCCTGGACGAGCGTGCGGAACCGGAGAGCGAGGGAAGCGGCGCGGGCGCTCCTGACCATTGTCCTTGAGTGCGACTCCAGGCTATTCTCCCGCACCCGTCCCATCTGCAGTGAGAGGGCCGAGCTGGGCTCGGTGCGCACCCGGGGGCCCGGCGCCGGCGAGGGAGGGGCGCGGCCGTCCGGCAGTCCTGTGCGTCCACCGTTGGGCGGGCGCCGGGGCACTGCGGCCGCCGTCGTCCCTGGGAGGGTGGGCAGGGCTGTCGGGGGCTTCCGTGGGCTCGGCCTCGCCCACCTCGGGAGGAAAAGCAGGGGAAGCCCCGGCGCCCGGCGGCCCCAAGCGGTAGAGCGCAGAGGACACGGCGATCCGGTCACCGCGCCCGTCCAGTTTCGGGCTGAGCAGGTCCCACCCTGCCGGGCGCGCGCGTCTAGCGGCCAGGAGCCTCGCGGCGGCCTCCAGCGCCCAGCCCCGGGGAATGCGGCGGCCCCCGGCCCCTGGCGCCCCTTGGTGTCTCGGCTGGGCCTCCTCGCTCGTCTGCTCCGCGGCCTCGACGCTCCCGGGCCCCCTGATGGCGGCGAAGTGGTTCAAGGAGTTCCCGCTTACTCTGAAGACCGCGTCGGAGCGCGCCCGGCCCGGGGGCGCCGGCGGCAAGCCGCGCAAGAACTCGGAGACCGGCAGTGCGGCACCCACCCCGGGCAAGGGCCGCAAGAACTCAGCGGCCGAACTGGGGGGCAGCAGGACGGGCAGTGGACCCCCCAAGGACAGTCGGCTGTCCCGGGACAGCCTGCAGGGTCTGATCCAGGCCGCTGCAGGCAAAGGCCGTAAGAACTCCAGGgtcaccaccaccgccaccgccagTGCCAGCGCCACCACCACCGAGGAGGAGCCCCACCGGGGTGCGGTGGCCAAGAGCGCAGGCTGCAGCACCTACATCAGCAGGCTCATCAAGGTGGACACACAGGAGAAGAATGGTAAGAGCATCTACCCGGGCGGTGGCAGCACCAGCAGCTCCAGCAGCTCCTCTTCCTCTGCGTCCTCTTCTCCGTCCTCCCTGGGCCCGGAGCTGGACAAGACCAAGATAATGAGACAGCAAGACACGGTAAGAAAACAGCATCGCTACCCACCTCTCAGTTGGGGAATTGGCACGGGGGCTGGGAGCGGGGGGGAGGCGGGGGCGCACGGGAGCCTGCTGAACCCCAATATTCATTATGCATACGAAAAGTTGGAGATGTTTTCTAAGATCCTCCCTTGTATCCATTCTGACTCCCAAGTGACCCTTCAAAAATCACTGGAGACAGCAAGGTTTGTTGtggttgatttttgttgtttcacAAGAGCAGttgaagagaagggggaaaaagtGGCCCTTTTATGGGTGTGGTGTACTTTGGGTCTTGTTTTCATGTTTGACATCAAGGGGTCTATCAAGCTAGACTTCCGTAAGGCTTACACCGCTGGAGCATGCAAAACATCagtagcaggggttggggatttagctcagtggtagcaagcgcaaggccccgggtttggtccccagctccgaaaagagagagagagagagagagagagagagagagagagagagagagagagagagagagagagagaaaagaaaaaaaagaaaagaaaagaaaagaaaaacatcagtAGCCTGTCAACTGTGAAGTGCAGGTTTCTCATCTCCAGCCACTCAGCACTGCCAAATGGCAAAGCCTTCCATTCATTCCATGGACATTCACTGTACTGTCGCCATATAAGTAAGCGCCATGGACACTAAGGGGTGTGGGGGGCCACAATTCATAGCAAGGAAATGTCTTTAAGGAAATCGCAGATCAGGAGAGAAGAAGGTGTTTCCTGCATGTTCGTCACCAGAGGGCTTCTGGGTACCGTCCAGTGTGGGAAAGGTGGACCGACTCTCTCCATCCTTGCAGAGCGGAACTGAGTTTGTCTCCTGTGAGAAATGGGAGACAGAAAAGCTCCCACCCAGATTTTAGACTTCAGCCCAAAGCAAACCCTTCCTGCTGAGGGGCTTTACTTTTTAAACAAGGTGCCTACTAGACAGTCAGGAACTTGTGGCCCCAGTGAGGTGGCGTGTACTGGGCACCtttgttcatttcttcattcaGACAATTACGGAGATGTTTAGTGTGTCTATCCTGTGGCAGGCACGGAGAGGACCACGGGGAAATGGATGTGGGAGCAGCTCACATACTACTGGGTGGTATACCTCACGGCGCCTTAGAGCCAAGGACTGTGTCAGTGTCACAGTCCACTTCCTGGCTGTATCTGGGCTGTAGCACTTGCAGCTGCTGTCAAGGAGACCCAAATGGAGTGGTAACCACGGTCCTCTGTCATGGTGTCATTTCTCCAAGGTTCATCCAGTTTGTCCCTCTGTCCTCACTTCTCCCTGAACTGTCGGAATTGTTTCCTCTAGCCCCAGTAGTGCTCCGTGAGCTTTCTAGAGAACATTCTGCCAGACAGGCCTCCAGCTTCCTCCCTGAGAAGGGCTCCCACCCAGCTTCTATAGAAGAGAAGGGCTTTGCACACAGTGCCGTGGTTTTGGAATGGTAGATGCTCTTGGACACAAATATCATCAAATTCTGTCTGTTCTTTAGTCACTCTCCCCGTGAATTACAGAACCCAGAACTTCCTCGGTACTGTACTGTTCAGTGCTAAGCTGTGAAGCCTGTGTCTTTGGAGCTTGTAAAAATTCCCTGAGGCCAGGAAGTAGGTTCACTTTGACTCAGCTCAGTACTCGAGATGACTGGTTCACTGGAACTGTACGGTTTAGCCTGGAGGAGCTAGGACGCCTGGGAGCTGCCAACCTGTGGTAGAAGAGTCCTCTTTCTGCCACTACTCTCCACTTCCCACTGCCCTCCTGCCATCCTCTAACTCAGAAGCAGGGGTTAGGTAAAGTGTCACAAGTCAAGTAGCATAAAAAAAGTTTGTCTGACAGAGACACATGATCAGGTATAAAAATTGTGAGACCTGTTGAGAGATTCTTTACTCCTTGTACCTGTGGAAGATTTCAGCAGCCATTTCGATGCGGTTGCCGTTTTCAAGTCTGGAAATCCTTGGCAACTGTCCTTTCTTATTGGGCAGGTCATCATTTTAGAAGACTATGCTGACCCATACGATGCCAAACGgacaaaaggtcaaagggatgcgGAGAGAGTGGGTGAGAACGACGGCTACATGGAACCATATGATGCACAGCAGATGATAACAGGTTTGTGGGAAGGGAAATAGAAGCCTCATTCTGACTGATGAGAATGTAACCAGAGCTGGGTGTGGCGGCAcgtgcctttaataccagcacctggggggcagaggcaggaggatctctgtgagttcaaagcagccaggtctacatagtgagttccaaaacagccagggctatgtagagagacccgcctttaaaaacaaacaaaaaacaaaacaaacaaaaaaccctagagAGATGGGAgatatagataggtagacagacagacagacggagcaATCGATCAATCTGGAGAAGAGAGCAATTTAACTAGGTCCTGCTGActggaagaaacagaaattagaTCCAAATCTTAAAGGGAAGCTTTCAAACTGCCCTTTAGTGTCTTTCAGAATTTTAagaatttgtttttctaattttgtgCAAGACGGCATTTGAGAGTCTGTCTGGATGTAGCCTTCATCTTCTAAAAtagtttattacattttatttgggTGTGCACGTGCCCGAGTGAGGATGGAGCTCAGAAGACCACTTGTGGGAGGccattctctccttctcttttgtgGGTCCCAGGGAGCAAACTTGGCTTGTCATCTCAGGCTTGTGGCAGATGcttcacccactgagctgccCCACTGGCTCGTGGTCTTCAGCTTTAAGACAGTTAAGATACATTTCTTAGAACATTCAAAGCATTAGCATTCCTAATGGGAGTCAAAAGTCAGTACAAACACATACTTAAGGGATTCAGTTAGTCACCATTTGCAGACGTGATATAATTTTTTGTCTTGTGGTAGATTTACCTCA carries:
- the She gene encoding SH2 domain-containing adapter protein E isoform X4, whose amino-acid sequence is MRRPPAPGAPWCLGWASSLVCSAASTLPGPLMAAKWFKEFPLTLKTASERARPGGAGGKPRKNSETGSAAPTPGKGRKNSAAELGGSRTGSGPPKDSRLSRDSLQGLIQAAAGKGRKNSRVTTTATASASATTTEEEPHRGAVAKSAGCSTYISRLIKVDTQEKNGKSIYPGGGSTSSSSSSSSSASSSPSSLGPELDKTKIMRQQDTVIILEDYADPYDAKRTKGQRDAERVGENDGYMEPYDAQQMITAASRIGNEEKAVGLKVKRLGQKTRLWPQTAWTPDLVSEIRRRGSKDPLVKALQLLDGPCEPGETMKVEATAKRRSSKDLLGKPPQLYDTPYEPSEGDLRAAEVKARPADGRLPEEDDRPAAEYEQPWEWKREQIARALSV
- the She gene encoding SH2 domain-containing adapter protein E isoform X3; the encoded protein is MRRPPAPGAPWCLGWASSLVCSAASTLPGPLMAAKWFKEFPLTLKTASERARPGGAGGKPRKNSETGSAAPTPGKGRKNSAAELGGSRTGSGPPKDSRLSRDSLQGLIQAAAGKGRKNSRVTTTATASASATTTEEEPHRGAVAKSAGCSTYISRLIKVDTQEKNGKSIYPGGGSTSSSSSSSSSASSSPSSLGPELDKTKIMRQQDTVIILEDYADPYDAKRTKGQRDAERVGENDGYMEPYDAQQMITAASRIGNEEKAVGLKVKRLGQKTRLWPQTAWTPDLVSEIRRRGSKDPLVKALQLLDGPCEPGETMKVEATAKRRSSKDLLGKPPQLYDTPYEPSEGDLRAAEVKARPADGRLPEEDDRPAAEYEQPWEWKREQIARALSVQFEGSDRSPGREEAGRPQHWQKTLKPTLSDHGDGEKVDPGLALEKQPTSQGCVHIIVAQTKDSRYTLNQTSAVFDSIPEVVHYYSTAKLPFKGAEHMTLLHPVHKLH
- the She gene encoding SH2 domain-containing adapter protein E isoform X2, with the protein product MRRPPAPGAPWCLGWASSLVCSAASTLPGPLMAAKWFKEFPLTLKTASERARPGGAGGKPRKNSETGSAAPTPGKGRKNSAAELGGSRTGSGPPKDSRLSRDSLQGLIQAAAGKGRKNSRVTTTATASASATTTEEEPHRGAVAKSAGCSTYISRLIKVDTQEKNGKSIYPGGGSTSSSSSSSSSASSSPSSLGPELDKTKIMRQQDTVIILEDYADPYDAKRTKGQRDAERVGENDGYMEPYDAQQMITEIRRRGSKDPLVKALQLLDGPCEPGETMKVEATAKRRSSKDLLGKPPQLYDTPYEPSEGDLRAAEVKARPADGRLPEEDDRPAAEYEQPWEWKREQIARALSVQFEGSDRSPGREEAGRPQHWQKTLKPTLSDHGDGEKVDPGLALEKQPWYHGSISRAEAESRLQPCKEAGYLVRNSESGNSKYSIALKTSQGCVHIIVAQTKDSRYTLNQTSAVFDSIPEVVHYYSTAKLPFKGAEHMTLLHPVHKLH